The genomic DNA TTACCGACGGTAATAACCGGGCGCCGAACCGGTATCGGTCAGCCGCCGGCGACGGCCGGGATGATCGAGACTCCGGCGCCGTCCGGCGTCACCGTCTCGAGGCCCTGCTCGAAGCGCACGTCGTCGTCGTTCACGTACACGTTGACGAAGCGGCGCAGCTTGCCCTGGTCGTCCAGGACGCGGGCCGCGATGCCCGTGTGGTTCTTCTCCAGGTCGGCGATGACCTCGGCGAGGGTCGCGCCCTGGGCCGGGACCTCGGCCTTGCCGCCCGTGTAGGTGCGCAGGATGGTCGGGATGCGGACGTTGACGCTCATGCGGTGTGACCTCCGGTCGGGTACACGGGAAGGGCTGTTCTCAAGCTGCGGACTGGTGGGGGCCGGTCGCGCCGTTCACGCGAGGCCGGCTTCCCGGAAGGAGTCCAGGCTGGGACGAATGGTCGCGGTCAGCCCGGTCCCGGCCACCGCGTCCAGGGTCTTGAGGCCGTCACCGGTGTTGAGGACGACCGTCGTGAGGGTGGGGTCGAGCAGACCGCTCTCGATCAGTTTCTTGGCCACACCCACCGTCACGCCACCCGCGGTCTCCGCGAAGATGCCCTCGGTCCGTGCGAGCAGCTTGATCGCGTCGACGATCTGCTCGTCGTTCACGTCCTCCACCGCACCGCCCGTGCGGCGCGCGATGTCGAGGACGTACGGGCCGTCGGCCGGGTTGCCGATGGCCAGCGACTTGGCGATGGTGTTCGGCTTCTGCGGCCGCACGACGTCCTGGCCGGCCTTGTAGGCGACGGACACCGGCGAGCAGCCCTCGGCCTGCGCGCCGAAGATCTTGTACGGCTTGTCCTCGACCAGCCCGAGCTTGATCAGCTCCTGGAGCCCCTTGTCGATCTTCGTGAGCTGGGAGCCGGAGGCGATGGGCACCACCAGCTGGTCCGGCAGCCGCCAGCCGAGCTGCTCGCAGATCTCGTACGCCAGCGTCTTGGAGCCCTCGGCGTAGTACGGCCGCAGGTTGACGTTGACGAAGCCCCAGCCCTCGCCGGCCGGGTCGCCGATCAGCTCGGAGCAGAAGCGGTTCACGTCGTCGTAGTTGCCCTCGATGCCGACGAGCTCGCCGCCGTAGACCGCGGCCATGACGACCTTGCCCTGCTCCAGGTCGTGCGGGATGAACACGCAGGAACGGAAGCCGGCGCGGGCGGCGGCGGCGCCCACCGCGCCGGCCAGGTTGCCGGTGGAGGAGCAGGAGAGGGTGGTGAAGTCGAAGGCGCGGGCGGCCTCGATGGCCTGGGCGACGACGCGGTCCTTGAAGGAGTGCGTCGGGTTGCCGGAGTCGTCCTTCACGAAGAGCTTGCCGGCGTCGACACCGAGCTCACGCGCCAGGTTGTCGGCCTGGACGAGCTTGGTCCAGCCCGGGTTGATGTTGGGCTTCTCGGCGACGTCCGCCGGGACCGGCAGGAGCGGCGCATAGCGCCAGATGTTCGCGGGGCCCGCCTCGATCTGCTTGCGGAGTTCCTCGGTGTCGTAGCCCGAGAAGTCGTACGCGATCTCCAGCGGGCCGAAACACTCGTCGCAGGCGAAGACCGGACCGAGGGGCACGCGGTGGCCGCACTCGCGGCAGGAAAGCGCGGCGGCCGGACCGAGGTCGACGGAGTTCGCGGGGGAGGTGACGGAGGTACTTGCGACAGTCTGCGCAGCCATGGAGGCGAGGCCCTTTCTCCTCATCTTCCTCACGACGCACTTCGCCGTGAGACGGATTTGGCACCTTCCCGAGCCGGGAGCCTCGCCACATCAACGTGACAAGACCGGCTGGAGGGTTGCCGGGGCTTCATCGGGCCGTATCCCTCTGCCCCTCTGGATGAGCGGTATTCGGTTGTTTGACTGTGGAGCACTGTGCGCGCCGATGATCGAGGACATGCGATGGTCATCCGCGTTGTTCAAGACTGTAACCGAAGGCCAGGACAGTTGAGATAGTCGTCCGAACAGCGAGATGGATCACGCGCTGATGCGAGTGTGTGATCAGACAGTGAGGAGCCGCAGAGTGCTGAACGAAGTCGAGCGCTGGCTGAGCACCCGCTCCTGGTCCCTGACCGATCGCCCGCTCCACAAGATCATGGCCGCGAAACGCTCCTCGGGCTCCTCGGTCAGCGTCGTGCTGCCCGCGCTGAACGAGGAGGAGACGGTCGGCGAGATCGTCGCCGTCATCCGGCACGACCTGATGCACCAGGTCCCGCTCGTCGACGAGATCGTCGTGATCGACTCGGGCTCGACGGACCGCACCTCCGAGGTGGCCGCGGCCGCGGGCGCCCGGGTCGTGCACCGCGACGAGATACTCCCGCGGCTGCCGGCCGTGCCCGGCAAGGGGGAGGTCCTGTGGCGCTCCCTCCTGGTCACCAGCGGTGACATCGTCTGTTTCATCGACGC from Streptomyces avermitilis MA-4680 = NBRC 14893 includes the following:
- a CDS encoding MoaD/ThiS family protein, which codes for MSVNVRIPTILRTYTGGKAEVPAQGATLAEVIADLEKNHTGIAARVLDDQGKLRRFVNVYVNDDDVRFEQGLETVTPDGAGVSIIPAVAGG
- the thrC gene encoding threonine synthase, which codes for MAAQTVASTSVTSPANSVDLGPAAALSCRECGHRVPLGPVFACDECFGPLEIAYDFSGYDTEELRKQIEAGPANIWRYAPLLPVPADVAEKPNINPGWTKLVQADNLARELGVDAGKLFVKDDSGNPTHSFKDRVVAQAIEAARAFDFTTLSCSSTGNLAGAVGAAAARAGFRSCVFIPHDLEQGKVVMAAVYGGELVGIEGNYDDVNRFCSELIGDPAGEGWGFVNVNLRPYYAEGSKTLAYEICEQLGWRLPDQLVVPIASGSQLTKIDKGLQELIKLGLVEDKPYKIFGAQAEGCSPVSVAYKAGQDVVRPQKPNTIAKSLAIGNPADGPYVLDIARRTGGAVEDVNDEQIVDAIKLLARTEGIFAETAGGVTVGVAKKLIESGLLDPTLTTVVLNTGDGLKTLDAVAGTGLTATIRPSLDSFREAGLA